One window from the genome of Branchiostoma floridae strain S238N-H82 unplaced genomic scaffold, Bfl_VNyyK Sc7u5tJ_490, whole genome shotgun sequence encodes:
- the LOC118408899 gene encoding uncharacterized protein LOC118408899, which produces MRKKLSTGVMWGMAAATAVGIAAGAFYLTTRTVQSPWPKEKQFLSYTRRVEPKKRKIQLALNSLDDFVPLENMEPVNDVVGFFTSRGNEFSVYSIDWEQESVVLVRPVDGIDLKDHPFFREGQRRSASEVLSIPFSHLQDVADAIRHKVAHVQNVFVYNTGRCGSTLLTRAVEATSVAQAANEPEVFSVINMAVLRSRRARQNKDVSPNPAARSAVASDEDDMVKLLTNVVTLLNYHLMTADPRHRDVIMYKLKFDVLLIGDLMYRAFPSAKNIFLYRNGMECFESWIRLWFKSKVLYSLVRALVRLGLLRWAPLIPNYFRCFGDDAKFSDVFYGSSIFYTATLWVGAMQRALELQKMHPEYFFHCLLHYSALARGKEKTLLLLLNRLGLKWNPGEDGEETEKMKKSFVKDSQAGTFLSVRTRKPDEKWTKPSPTSWLGAWERDYMSGVCRATGNDIPGPDFIFPDTIV; this is translated from the exons ATGAGAAAGAAGTTGTCGACCGGCGTCATGTGGGGAATGGCTGCCGCCACAGCAGTCGGGATCGCTGCCGGCGCCTTCTACCTGACGACCCGGACAGTTCAGTCTCCTTGGCCGAAG GAGAAACAATTCCTATCTTACACGAGGAGGGTTGAACCGAAGAAGAGAAAAATCCAGTTAGCGCTGAACTCCCTGGACGATTTCGTGCCCCTGGAAAACATGGAACCGGTGAACGACGTGGTGGGGTTCTTCACAAGCCGCGGGAACGAGTTTTCTGTGTACAGCATTGACTGGGAACAAGAGTCGGTAGTGTTGGTGAGACCGGTGGACGGAATCGATCTTAAAGATCACCCGTTCTTTCGCGAG GGTCAAAGACGTAGTGCCTCTGAGGTCCTTTCCATTCCGTTTTCACATCTCCAAGATGTTGCAGATGCCATTCGTCACAAGGTTGCGCATGTGCAGAATGTCTTCGTCTACAATACCG GAAGATGTGGTTCCACCCTCCTCACACGAGCTGTCGAAGCCACTTCAGTTGCTCAAGCAGCCAACGAACCCGAGGTATTCTCCGTCATCAACATGGCAGTGCTCCGGTCCAGACGTGCCCGACAGAACAAAGATGTCTCTCCCAACCCCGCGGCGCGCTCGGCTGTCGCGTCAGACGAGGACGACATGGTGAAGCTCTTAACGAATGTCGTCACCCTGCTGAATTACCACCTCATGACGGCAGATCCTCGTCACCGGGATGTCATCATGTACAAGCTGAAATTTGATGTTCTGCTGATCGGCGACTTGATGTACCGGGCCTTCCCGTCTGCAAAGAACATATTCCTGTATAGGAACGGGATGGAGTGCTTTGAATCGTGGATAAGATTGTGGTTCAAAAGCAAAGTTCTATATTCCCTCGTGCGGGCTTTGGTACGGCTTGGACTGTTGAGGTGGGCACCACTGATACCCAACTACTTCCGATGTTTCGGAGATGACGCAAAATTCTCCGACGTTTTTTACGGAAGCAGCATCTTCTACACGGCGACCTTATGGGTTGGCGCGATGCAGCGTGCTCTGGAGTTACAGAAGATGCATCCGGAGTACTTCTTCCACTGCCTGCTTCACTACAGCGCCTTGGCAAGAGGGAAAGAGAAGACACTGCTATTGCTACTGAATAGGCTCGGGCTGAAGTGGAATCCTGGCGAAGATGGAGAAGAAACGGAGAAGATGAAGAAGTCGTTCGTCAAGGACAGCCAGGCAGGGACGTTTCTGTCTGTCAG AACCAGGAAACCAGATGAGAAGTGGACGAAGCCGTCGCCAACCAGCTGGCTGGGAGCCTGGGAACGAGACTACATGTCTGGAGTCTGTAGGGCCACTGGGAACGACATACCTGGCCCTGACTTCATCTTTCCCGATACCATTGTGTAA